GAAGACTTTTAATCCCAGTTGGGGAACAGGCATATTTCCAGGATCTTATCTGCATGGTTAAGAAATCCGAAACTGAATTCAAAGAGAAATCACTGGGCGGAGTTGTGTTTGTTCCGATGATTGGTAAACATGGCTGGCCTGAAAAATAGGTTTAAAATCTTAATTTTTAAGAGTTATATTTATCCAAATAATTTTTAGTTAAATATATCTAAATAACAGCTGATTTTAGATTATAGTTTGATTTGTATTTTTACATAGGATCAGGTTCGATAAAATGAAAGTTTACATTGATACGTTTGGTTGTACATTTAATCAGGGTGACTCACAGATAATGGCAGGGCTTCTGCAGGAAGATAATGCCCAGATAGTTTCAAATATGGAAGATGCAGATGTAATAATACTCAACACCTGTTACGTTAAGCAGCCAACAGAACAGAAGGTTATAAACAGGATTAAAAAAATTCAAGAGCAGTTTTCAGATAAAAAATTGATAATTTCTGGATGTATGGTGGAAATTGATCCAGATAAACTTAAAAAAGCTGCACCTTCTGCTGGATGGATTGGGCCGCGTCAAATTAAATCAACTATAGATGTTGTGAAATCATGTATGAATGGTAAAACTTCACGGATTATTGGCCACAGTGATGAAATAAAAGCAGGCCTTCCAAAGATACGTTTTGATCCATTTGTACATATATCCCAAATATGCGAGGGGTGTGTCGGAAGATGCACTTACTGCTGTACAAGGTTTGCACGGGGGAAACTCCAGAGCTATCCAGTTAAAAATATAAAGAATGAGATTGAAAGCGCAGTAGCAGATGGATGTGTTGAAATTCAACTTACGGCTCAAGATACGGCTGCATATGGGATGGATACTGGAAGAAAACTTTCTGAACTTATAAAGGAGATCACTACGATTCCTGGTGATTTCAGGTTGAGAGTTGGAATGATGCACCCAAAGAGTATGATGAGAGATCTAAATGGGTTAATCGAGGCTTTCATGCATAAAAATGTCTATAAATTCATGCATATTCCTATTCAAAGTGGCAGCGACTCTGTATTAAATCATATGGGCCGTGATCACACAGTTGCACAGTATAAAGATATAATATCTGAAGTCAGGGAAAAAATACCCGAGGTTTCTATAGCTACAGATATAATAGTGGGTTATCCAACAGAAACTGATGAAGACTTTGAAGACACTTTAAAGTTAATCGAAGATATTAAGCCAAATTTTATTCATATTTCGAAATACAGACACAGACCAATGGCCATATCCTCCTCAATGCATGAAATAGATCATAAAATTATGAAAAAAAGGTCTAAAGTACTGAATGATCTTAAATCAAAGATACTTTACCAGAACAACCTTGCAGAAATTGGAAAAGTTCATGAAATTTTAATAACAGAAAAAGGTAGTAAGGGCGGTTACATTGGAAGGACAGATTCTTACAAGCATGTAGTCATAGAAAATGGTGAAATTGGTACTTTTGTTAAGGTAAAAATAAATGAAGTCACGAGTACTTATCTAAAAGGTTCTGTTTTGTGATATTTAGATAATTAATTCAATATGTTTATTTTTTTTAATTTTAATTTTTTTATGAAGAAATATCCTAGAAATTATTAAAATTTGCTTCTTATTTTGAATAATTGTTTTTATTTGTTAGTGATATCAAATAATAAAATATTTTAATGATATATCAACAATATTGATTTTATGGACTATGTAATCTGTGAAAAATGCGGTGGATACTACGAACTTGAAGAAGGGGAATCTATAGCGGACTTTGACGTATGTCAATGTGGCGGGACACTGTTGTTTTTGAAGAATTGGAGTTATGTGAGTCCTATTCAAAACAAGTCCGCCCTGAAAGAGAGAACAAAACCATCGGGTATTAAATGCAATATATGTGGATATGAACAAAATAAGAGTTTAATCTGTTCTAAATGCGGTAGCAGGATTAGGAAAACAAATTACCAAAATAAAATGTATCACCAAAATAGGGGTGATTATAGACATATTTTAGCTGAAAGTTCATCAATTCACTTTTTTGATAGAATTCATTGGGGTGCAGTTACCTCTGGAATTATATTTTATATTGTAGCCAGTATAGTTACTAGAATAGTTAGAGGAATATTTTTAGGCGGTGGTATTATTGTAGCTCAAAATGCAAATACAACTGCATTAATATCTATTACCAACGTTATAGTCCTGTTTTTTGGCTTAATTTCTGCTATTATACCAATAGCATCTGGTTTTTGGGCAGTATCTTATATCACAACAAGGAATTATGTAACCGGGATAATGACTGGAAGTATGGTGGGTATTGTAATAACAATTATTTCTGGAATACTTTATCTGGTATTTGGATTATTATTTTTAGGATTATATGGGCAGATAAATATTGGTGTTGGAATTATAGCTGGATTAATGGTATTAATAATAAGTATCATTTATGGGGGTGCCATGTCTGCTGTCGGAGGCTTAATAGCGGTTTATGTTAGAAGACACACATCATATATCTAAAGCAAAATCTTTCAGAATGGAAAGAAATCTTAACAAACAAATTATGACTAAAGTTCTGTAAATAATGCAATCTAATCTTTTTATGTCACAAAAACTTAAGCAAACGGAAATTATGGCTATAAATTATTAAACAATGTGATTTTATGGACTATGTAATCTGTGAAAAGTGTGGGGGACGCTATGAACTTGCAGAAGGTGAATCCCTTGATAATTTTGAGGCATGTCAATGCGGCGGTACCTTAAAATATCCTGAAAACGAACTTAAAGAAGCTGAATCCTTAGAAAATTGGGATATCCCTCATGAAAATAATTTAAATGTTGAAGAAACATTTAAAGAAGTGGGAAAAAATGATAAACCAAAATTTATCTGTCCGAACTGTATGGGGGAACATGGAGAAGGAATATTTTGTTCTAAATGTGGTGGAAGGCTAATTGCAGTAAAGGAAGGAAAAATAATTAGCAATACCAAAAGTTTTGATGAACAAAGGCTTGAAAGATTGTCAGATAATGCCTTTAGAAAGGTTGCAACTGATTATGATGATTATAGGGAATCAAAAAATTTCTCTGAGAGGATTAACTGGTTATCAATTGTAGCAGGAGTTGTATTTTTCGTAATAAGTGTATTTACGTCTCTATTGTTATCATTTTACTTGTTTAGTAATTCTTATTACAATTATTCAGGTTTTATATTTGCATTTTCAGCGCTTGTTGTATTATCCTGCATTTTTGCACTGGTTTCGGGGGGTTTAGCTGCTTTTATTGGTATCAGTAAGGATTATGATGATGGAATCATCAATGGATTTTTAGTGGGAGCCATAGCTTCAGTCATTTTAGGATTTTTTGGTGGAATCTCCATAGCTTTCATGGGTATAATTGTGTTTGGTGTATTGGCGACAATTGGTGGAGTAATAGGAATCTTTGTTAAGAAGCAAATGGATGAATAAAATCAGTTAATGTTAAAAAAATAGTAATTTGTAGTTATTTAGTTTTTAAAACAACAAATATTACAATTGAGGTTTCGTGTTTATAATATAAAATTACCTGAGCTGCCGTTTCCAGGAGAGCCGTTCTATTTTTTTTAGATTTTTTAACCTTTTTTTGCACACTGCCGTTTTCTATAACTACAGAACCTCGATAGCTGCATTTTCCACATTCCCAGAGCCTTAACTGCAGGTCATGCCATTTATTTTTTGGAACTGCATCGTGGACACAAATTTTTCTTTGTCATGAATTTTTCCCAAAATAATATTACCATTTAACGGGATAAATTTTTTGATTAAAAACAGTGAATTGGGAAGAAAATAGTTGTAATGATTTAAAAATAATAATTTAGAATAAAAGAAATGCCGTGGGCCGGACTTGAACCAGCGAC
This genomic window from Methanobacterium veterum contains:
- a CDS encoding MFS transporter; protein product: MDYVICEKCGGRYELAEGESLDNFEACQCGGTLKYPENELKEAESLENWDIPHENNLNVEETFKEVGKNDKPKFICPNCMGEHGEGIFCSKCGGRLIAVKEGKIISNTKSFDEQRLERLSDNAFRKVATDYDDYRESKNFSERINWLSIVAGVVFFVISVFTSLLLSFYLFSNSYYNYSGFIFAFSALVVLSCIFALVSGGLAAFIGISKDYDDGIINGFLVGAIASVILGFFGGISIAFMGIIVFGVLATIGGVIGIFVKKQMDE
- a CDS encoding tRNA (N(6)-L-threonylcarbamoyladenosine(37)-C(2))-methylthiotransferase; the encoded protein is MKVYIDTFGCTFNQGDSQIMAGLLQEDNAQIVSNMEDADVIILNTCYVKQPTEQKVINRIKKIQEQFSDKKLIISGCMVEIDPDKLKKAAPSAGWIGPRQIKSTIDVVKSCMNGKTSRIIGHSDEIKAGLPKIRFDPFVHISQICEGCVGRCTYCCTRFARGKLQSYPVKNIKNEIESAVADGCVEIQLTAQDTAAYGMDTGRKLSELIKEITTIPGDFRLRVGMMHPKSMMRDLNGLIEAFMHKNVYKFMHIPIQSGSDSVLNHMGRDHTVAQYKDIISEVREKIPEVSIATDIIVGYPTETDEDFEDTLKLIEDIKPNFIHISKYRHRPMAISSSMHEIDHKIMKKRSKVLNDLKSKILYQNNLAEIGKVHEILITEKGSKGGYIGRTDSYKHVVIENGEIGTFVKVKINEVTSTYLKGSVL